In Populus nigra chromosome 1, ddPopNigr1.1, whole genome shotgun sequence, one genomic interval encodes:
- the LOC133679384 gene encoding L-type lectin-domain containing receptor kinase SIT2-like, producing the protein MAALLRALHFALALFISLKHLALAQEMNQFFYNGFKGANLSLEGIASIHPNGLLELTNASKQQIGHAFFPFPFHFNTSSNNSRSLSFSTNFVFAMVPESPMRGGHGIAFTISPSTDFNGATATQYLGLFNSTTIGLSSNHLLAIELDAIRSPEFGDINDNHVGIDVNNLTSIQSASASYFSEHGENEILQLISGDPMQVWIDYDEMDRLLNVTLAPVSITKPRKPLLSTTIDLSLVLLDSMYVGFSSSTGSVSSHHYILGWSFNKSGQAQSLGTSKLPSLPPERNSSNKPDLRIVIPLITVSVLLIASFATMCIMRNKYEEVREDWEQQYGPQRFRYKDLYKATKGFKDKELLGTGGFGRVYRGELRSSKVEIAVKKISHGSNQGMKEFVAEIASMGRLRHRNLVQLLGYCRRKGELLLVYDYMPNGSLDKFLFCNEKPNLDWPRRYQILRGVGSALLYLHEEWQQVVLHRDVKASNVLLDGDLNGRLGDFGLAKFHDHGSTPQTTNVVGTVGYLAPEITRTGRATTSSDVFAFGTFMLEVVCGRRPVESERPPEEVVLVDWVLECWKRGAILGTVDPRLNVNYEVKEVELVLKLGLLCTHRTPAARPSMRQVVQFLEEDATLPDIPLYGAGIGLVPVSNQSSRNHVLTIPISSDDVSSCCLSDCESILNGR; encoded by the coding sequence ATGGCAGCATTACTTAGAGCACTCCATTTTGCACTAGCTCTTTTCATATCCTTAAAACACTTGGCCTTGGCTCAAGAGATGAACCAGTTCTTCTACAATGGCTTCAAGGGAGCCAACCTGAGCCTTGAAGGCATTGCAAGTATCCACCCCAATGGCTTGTTGGAACTGACAAACGCTTCTAAGCAGCAAATTGGTCATGCTTTCTTCCCGTTTCCCTTCCATTTCAATACATCCTCCAACAATTCTAGGTCCCTTTCATTTTCTACCAACTTTGTCTTTGCCATGGTTCCAGAGTCACCTATGCGTGGTGGACATGGCATTGCATTCACTATCTCTCCATCTACAGATTTCAATGGTGCCACTGCTACTCAATATCTTGGACTCTTTAATTCTACCACAATTGGTTTGTCTTCCAACCATTTGCTTGCCATTGAGCTTGATGCTATAAGAAGCCCTGAATTTGGAGATATCAATGACAATCATGTTGGGATAGATGTCAACAATTTGACATCCATTCAATCTGCTTCAGCATCATACTTTTCTGAACATGGAGAAAATGAGATCTTGCAGCTCATAAGTGGAGATCCAATGCAGGTGTGGATAGACTATGATGAAATGGATAGGCTACTTAATGTAACACTAGCTCCTGTAAGCATCACGAAACCTCGAAAGCCTCTCTTGTCTACAACTATTGATCTTTCTCTAGTTCTTTTGGATTCTATGTATGTTGGTTTCTCTTCATCCACTGGCTCTGTATCCAGTCACCATTATATTCTCGGGTGGAGCTTCAACAAAAGTGGGCAGGCACAGAGTCTTGGCACTTCAAAGCTTCCTTCACTTCCTCCTGAAAGAAATTCAAGTAACAAACCAGATTTACGAATCGTGATCCCATTGATAACAGTATCTGTTTTACTCATAGCAAGTTTTGCAACTATGTGTATTATGAGGAATAAATATGAAGAAGTACGTGAAGATTGGGAGCAGCAATATGGTCCTCAAAGGTTTCGCTACAAGGATCTTTATAAAGCAACTAAAGGTTTCAAAGACAAAGAGCTCCTTGGAACTGGAGGTTTTGGAAGGGTTTACAGAGGAGAATTACGTTCTTCCAAGGTGGAAATCGCAGTTAAGAAAATCTCTCATGGTTCAAACCAAGGAATGAAAGAATTTGTGGCTGAGATTGCCAGCATGGGGAGGCTGAGGCATAGGAACTTGGTACAGCTCTTAGGCTACTGCCGGCGGAAAGGAGAGCTTCTCTTAGTGTATGATTATATGCCTAATGGAAGTCTCGACAAGTTCCTATTTTGCAATGAAAAGCCTAACCTTGATTGGCCTCGGCGATATCAAATCCTCAGGGGAGTAGGATCTGCTCTTCTCTACCTCCATGAAGAGTGGCAACAAGTTGTTCTGCATAGAGATGTTAAAGCAAGTAATGTCCTATTAGATGGCGATCTTAACGGACGGCTAGGAGATTTCGGGCTCGCTAAGTTTCATGACCATGGATCTACTCCTCAAACAACCAATGTGGTTGGAACTGTTGGATATCTTGCACCAGAGATTACTAGAACAGGAAGGGCCACAACAAGCAGTGATGTATTCGCTTTTGGGACTTTTATGCTTGAAGTAGTTTGTGGAAGGAGGCCTGTAGAGTCAGAAAGACCACCTGAGGAGGTTGTTCTGGTTGACTGGGTACTTGAATGCTGGAAAAGAGGGGCCATTCTAGGGACAGTTGATCCTAGATTGAACGTTAACTATGAGGTGAAAGAAGTGGAGTTGGTTTTGAAGCTAGGTCTGCTCTGTACCCATCGCACTCCAGCAGCTAGACCTAGCATGAGGCAAGTGGTACAATTTTTGGAAGAAGATGCTACTTTGCCTGACATACCACTTTATGGTGCAGGAATTGGTTTAGTTCCAGTTAGCAATCAATCATCTAGGAATCACGTTTTAACAATCCCTATATCATCAGATGATGTTTCTTCATGTTGCTTGTCTGACTGTGAATCCATCCTCAATGGTCGTTGA